A region from the Penaeus monodon isolate SGIC_2016 chromosome 17, NSTDA_Pmon_1, whole genome shotgun sequence genome encodes:
- the LOC119583700 gene encoding DNA-directed RNA polymerases I, II, and III subunit RPABC1, with translation MDDEAETYKLWRIRKTIMQLCHDRGYLVTQDELDQTLDQFKEQFGDKPSERHPARSDLIVLVAHNDDPTDQMFVFFPDEPKVGVRTIKTYCTRMQEENIQRAIIVVQSGMSPSAKQALVDMAPKYILEQFLESELLINITEHELVPEHVVMTAEEKTELLQRYKLKDNQLMRIQAGDPVARYFGLKRGQVVKIIRPSETAGRYISYRLVV, from the exons atggatgaTGAAGCTGAGACTTACAAGCTTTGGCGTATCCGTAAGACTATCATGCAGCTCTGCCACGACCGTGGGTATTTAGTAACACAAGATGAATTGGATCAGACCCTTGATCAATTCAAGGAACAGTTTGGAGACAAACCCTCAGAGCGTCACCCTGCAAGATCAGATCTGATTGTGCTCGTAGCCCACAATGATGATCCGACTGATCAGATGTTTGTTTTCTTCCCAGATGAACCAAAG GTGGGTGTACGAACAATCAAGACTTATTGCACCAGGATGCAGGAAGAGAACATTCAGCGTGCTATCATTGTTGTGCAATCAGGAATGTCTCCATCTGCCAAACAG GCTTTAGTTGACATGGCACCCAAGTACATTCTTGAGCAGTTTTTAGAATCTGAGTTGCTGATCAATATCACAGAGCATGAACTTGTACCAGAACATGTGGTCATGACAGCAGAAGAGAAAACGGAATTGCTTCAGAG ataCAAGCTGAAGGATAATCAGCTTATGAGAATCCAGGCTGGAGATCCAGTGGCACGGTATTTTGGTCTGAAACGTGGACAAGTAGTGAAAATTATTCGACCATCTGAAACTGCTGGACGGTACATTTCGTATAGACTAGTGGTGTGA